From a single Bufo bufo chromosome 9, aBufBuf1.1, whole genome shotgun sequence genomic region:
- the GNG5 gene encoding guanine nucleotide-binding protein G(I)/G(S)/G(O) subunit gamma-5, whose amino-acid sequence MSATANVSAMKKVVQQLRVEAGINRVKVSQAAADLKQFCMQNAQHDPLLTGISSSTNPFRPPKVCSFL is encoded by the exons ATGTCGGCGACAGCGAACGTGTCCGCTATGAAGAAGGTGGTGCAGCAGCTGCGGGTGGAGGCCGGCATCAACCGGGTGAAG GTTTCTCAGGCGGCCGCTGATCTGAAGCAGTTCTGTATGCAGAACGCACAACACGATCCCTTACTAACTGGAATCTCTTCGAGCACAAATCCTTTCCGACCTCCAAAAGTTTGCTCTTtcctgtaa